One region of Syntrophobacter fumaroxidans MPOB genomic DNA includes:
- a CDS encoding alkaline phosphatase family protein yields MIYWIMRLHFHSASTRGFAVAKVPDRRVLLIGWDAADWKVIGPLLDAGKMPHLDRFINSGVMGNLATLYPDLSPMLWTSIATGKRPFKHGILGFIEPDPHTGGIRPITNLSRKTKTIWNILSQTGRKCNVVGWWPSHPAEPINGVMVSNRYQKAVGPLDRPWPLVPGTVHPARLVRNLANLRFHPQQLHSGHIHPFVPKFSEIDQDRDHRLESLAKIISECLSIEAAALALMHHEPWDFTAVYFDGIDHFCHGFMRYHPPRADWVDERDFELYSRVVESGYILHDIMLGRLLEKAGEDATVLLVSDHGFKSDNLRPRHIPREPAGPAVMHRHYGVFAMKGPGIKEDERVYGAGILDVCPTVLSLFGLPVGLDMDGKPLGGAFQDRPGIETIASWDQLEGSAGMHGPEMKIDPVDASEAIKQLVALGYIEKPSEDREEAVAETVRELRYNQARSCMDANRYADAVSILEDLVEGWPFEHRFGIQLVTCYQAMGWLADARKLLESLFRRKEEDALASREKLRLFTEERTGKKPEEWSEEELRELRELRGRSSWNPYAVEYLMGSLLFSEGQKEAALDHLKRAEAAAPGEPGIHAKLGAVYLRMKRWEDAELSFGKAVALDPDCAEAYRGLALCHLPRRRNTDAAQAALEAIGRVYFDPMSHFLLGVALHRLGHIPRALEALKVAVSQNPNFPRAHRRLSLIYKNRLQDVERAAIHHALAVEAARRVWNVRRKRVATSREEAAEAIGMRAGIEPVAAKVDTCSVPAVSPTCGAVDLRETVVVVTGLPRSGTSMMMQMLAAGGIEPLTDGKREPDALNPKGYFEFEPAKNLQRDASWLPGARGKAVKVVAQLLPHLSPGLDYRVVFMEREMEEVLQSQERMLGHRSKEGAVPASGKLKEVFSAQVSAIRKMLASRGIPTLSIAYGDSLEKPRETAARVNAFLGGGLDEGRMAAAVDPRLKTVIGAKSA; encoded by the coding sequence ATGATATATTGGATCATGAGGCTGCACTTCCACTCTGCAAGCACGAGAGGATTTGCCGTGGCCAAGGTTCCCGATAGAAGGGTTCTCCTCATCGGCTGGGATGCCGCCGACTGGAAGGTGATCGGTCCGCTTCTCGACGCGGGCAAGATGCCCCACCTGGATCGCTTCATCAATTCAGGGGTCATGGGCAATCTCGCGACTCTCTACCCCGACCTCTCCCCCATGCTGTGGACGTCCATCGCCACCGGGAAAAGGCCGTTCAAACACGGCATCCTCGGATTCATCGAGCCGGATCCTCACACCGGCGGCATTCGGCCCATCACGAACCTGTCCCGGAAGACCAAGACAATCTGGAATATTCTCAGCCAGACGGGCAGGAAGTGCAATGTCGTCGGGTGGTGGCCTTCCCATCCGGCGGAACCGATCAACGGGGTCATGGTTTCCAACCGGTACCAGAAGGCGGTCGGCCCGCTCGATCGGCCATGGCCCCTCGTGCCGGGGACTGTGCACCCCGCGCGGCTGGTTCGAAACCTCGCGAATCTTCGCTTTCATCCTCAGCAACTCCACTCCGGGCACATCCACCCGTTTGTTCCGAAGTTTTCCGAAATCGACCAGGATCGGGACCACAGGCTCGAGAGCCTGGCGAAGATCATCAGCGAGTGCCTCAGCATAGAGGCCGCCGCGCTGGCCCTGATGCACCACGAACCCTGGGACTTCACGGCGGTTTACTTCGACGGCATCGACCATTTCTGCCACGGCTTCATGCGCTATCACCCCCCGCGCGCGGACTGGGTCGACGAGCGGGACTTCGAGCTCTACAGCCGGGTGGTGGAGAGCGGCTACATCCTGCACGACATCATGCTGGGCCGGCTCCTCGAGAAGGCGGGAGAGGACGCGACCGTGCTTCTTGTCTCCGATCACGGGTTCAAGAGCGACAATCTGCGGCCGCGCCATATCCCGCGGGAGCCCGCGGGTCCCGCCGTGATGCACCGCCATTACGGGGTTTTTGCCATGAAGGGCCCCGGAATAAAAGAAGATGAAAGGGTCTACGGGGCCGGCATCCTGGACGTCTGCCCGACTGTCCTGAGCCTTTTCGGCCTTCCCGTGGGGCTCGACATGGACGGAAAACCCCTGGGCGGGGCGTTCCAAGACCGGCCCGGCATCGAGACCATCGCCAGCTGGGACCAGCTCGAAGGCTCCGCGGGAATGCACGGTCCCGAGATGAAGATCGATCCGGTGGACGCGAGCGAGGCCATAAAACAGCTCGTGGCCCTGGGCTACATCGAAAAGCCGAGCGAAGACCGGGAGGAGGCCGTCGCCGAGACGGTGCGCGAGCTCCGCTACAACCAGGCGCGCTCTTGCATGGACGCGAACCGTTATGCGGATGCCGTGTCGATTCTCGAGGACCTGGTTGAAGGGTGGCCCTTCGAACACCGATTCGGAATTCAACTCGTCACCTGCTACCAGGCCATGGGATGGCTCGCGGATGCCCGGAAGCTGCTGGAGAGCCTTTTTCGACGAAAAGAGGAAGACGCGCTTGCTTCGCGGGAAAAGCTCCGCCTGTTCACGGAAGAGAGAACGGGGAAGAAGCCGGAGGAGTGGAGCGAGGAGGAATTGAGGGAGCTGCGGGAGCTCAGGGGGAGGTCTTCATGGAATCCCTATGCCGTGGAATACCTCATGGGCTCCCTCCTCTTCTCCGAAGGGCAAAAGGAAGCCGCGCTCGACCACCTCAAAAGGGCCGAAGCCGCCGCTCCCGGGGAGCCCGGGATTCATGCGAAGCTCGGGGCGGTGTACCTGCGCATGAAACGCTGGGAGGACGCGGAGCTTTCCTTCGGCAAAGCCGTGGCGCTCGATCCGGACTGTGCCGAAGCCTACCGAGGGCTCGCCCTCTGCCATCTTCCACGGCGGCGCAACACGGATGCGGCGCAGGCGGCCCTCGAGGCCATCGGCAGGGTTTACTTCGACCCCATGAGCCATTTCCTGCTGGGAGTCGCCCTGCACCGGCTTGGGCACATCCCGAGGGCGCTCGAGGCGCTGAAGGTCGCCGTCTCGCAAAACCCGAACTTCCCCCGGGCTCATCGGCGGCTTTCCCTCATCTACAAAAACCGCCTTCAGGATGTCGAACGGGCTGCGATACACCACGCACTAGCCGTCGAGGCGGCCCGGCGCGTCTGGAACGTCCGGAGAAAGAGGGTCGCGACGTCCCGGGAAGAAGCGGCAGAGGCAATAGGTATGCGGGCGGGAATCGAGCCCGTGGCCGCGAAGGTTGACACATGCTCCGTGCCGGCGGTCTCACCGACTTGCGGCGCGGTGGACCTGCGCGAGACCGTCGTGGTGGTCACGGGCCTTCCACGCTCGGGCACCTCCATGATGATGCAGATGCTCGCCGCCGGAGGCATAGAGCCCCTGACCGACGGCAAGCGGGAGCCGGATGCCCTGAACCCGAAGGGCTACTTCGAGTTCGAACCGGCAAAAAACCTCCAGCGGGACGCATCGTGGCTGCCGGGCGCCAGGGGCAAGGCGGTGAAAGTCGTGGCGCAGTTGCTCCCCCATCTCAGCCCCGGCCTCGACTACCGGGTGGTCTTCATGGAACGGGAGATGGAGGAAGTCCTGCAATCCCAGGAACGGATGCTGGGGCACCGGTCGAAAGAGGGGGCGGTCCCGGCGAGTGGGAAGCTGAAGGAGGTGTTCTCCGCCCAGGTTTCAGCGATAAGGAAGATGCTCGCCTCGCGCGGCATCCCCACACTTTCCATTGCATATGGTGACAGCCTCGAGAAACCTCGGGAGACGGCGGCGAGAGTCAACGCTTTCCTCGGGGGAGGACTGGATGAGGGCCGCATGGCCGCGGCGGTGGACCCCCGGTTGAAAACGGTCATCGGGGCAAAGAGTGCTTGA
- a CDS encoding lectin like domain-containing protein translates to MRSPGKYAAWRILCTVSLVVVIGVFFAVSPGVSQAQQLRQAPLNPDFLKYREQLGQGRSPLRVTGEGHALGYIPPPIDLSYAKNLPDADSRAAAVEAVTYPATYDLRTQHRVTSVRDQGDCGSCWAFATYASVESKLKGASGTGPSTNYSEQHLNATHGFDWAECDGGNDFISMAYLGRWSGPVNEADVPYPYAVDETAAVVRKHIQDVDQIKDRANYTDNNRIKAAVTNHGALYISFKWLDTRYNAAKYAYWNNGTSGEGHAVAIIGWNDNYSRTNFKKAGTALPGGNGAFLVKNSWGTTWGNKGYFWMSYYDKSLQTGTSFRGIQATSNYKRSYQYDPLGWVTSLGVDTTVLWGANIFTARSDAPAIKAVSFYTGAPNTKVTIYVRKNVSATNPKSGTQVGAAVTKTIPTMGYHTVVFSTPKAVTAGKKFSVLIKFNTPGFKYPLPVELAAADYSSGATASANQSFYSTDGVAWTDITTYDSTCNVCIKAFGRAS, encoded by the coding sequence ATGCGTTCACCCGGAAAGTATGCAGCGTGGAGGATACTCTGCACCGTCAGCCTGGTGGTCGTCATCGGTGTTTTCTTCGCGGTGTCGCCGGGCGTGTCGCAGGCGCAACAGCTGCGGCAGGCACCTTTGAACCCGGATTTTCTGAAATACAGGGAGCAGCTCGGACAGGGAAGAAGCCCTCTGAGAGTCACCGGGGAGGGACATGCCCTGGGGTACATTCCCCCTCCCATCGACCTTTCTTATGCGAAGAACCTCCCGGATGCCGACAGCCGGGCGGCCGCGGTCGAGGCGGTGACCTATCCGGCGACCTACGACCTGCGCACCCAGCATCGGGTCACCTCGGTCAGGGACCAGGGGGACTGCGGTTCGTGCTGGGCATTCGCCACCTACGCTTCCGTGGAATCCAAGCTCAAGGGCGCTTCCGGAACCGGTCCGTCGACCAACTATTCCGAACAGCATCTCAACGCGACCCACGGTTTTGACTGGGCGGAATGCGACGGCGGGAACGATTTCATTTCCATGGCCTACCTGGGACGCTGGAGCGGTCCCGTCAATGAAGCGGATGTTCCGTATCCGTACGCCGTCGATGAGACGGCGGCCGTGGTGAGGAAGCATATCCAGGACGTGGACCAGATCAAGGACCGCGCCAATTATACCGACAACAACAGGATCAAGGCGGCCGTAACCAATCACGGCGCTCTTTACATTTCCTTCAAATGGCTCGATACCCGCTACAATGCGGCCAAATACGCCTACTGGAACAACGGGACGAGCGGCGAAGGTCATGCCGTGGCCATCATCGGCTGGAACGACAATTATTCCAGAACGAACTTCAAGAAGGCCGGCACCGCACTGCCCGGCGGAAACGGCGCGTTTCTCGTGAAGAACAGCTGGGGAACCACCTGGGGCAACAAGGGCTACTTCTGGATGTCCTACTACGACAAATCGTTGCAGACCGGCACGTCGTTCAGGGGGATTCAAGCGACATCTAACTACAAACGCAGCTACCAGTACGATCCCCTTGGCTGGGTCACCAGTCTGGGCGTCGACACAACGGTGTTGTGGGGCGCCAACATCTTCACCGCCAGATCCGATGCCCCCGCGATCAAGGCCGTCAGCTTCTACACGGGAGCACCGAATACCAAGGTGACGATATATGTCCGCAAAAACGTGTCGGCGACCAACCCGAAAAGTGGGACCCAGGTCGGAGCGGCGGTGACGAAGACCATCCCGACCATGGGATACCACACGGTCGTCTTCTCCACGCCGAAGGCGGTCACTGCCGGCAAGAAATTCTCGGTCCTGATCAAGTTCAATACCCCGGGATTCAAATATCCTCTGCCGGTCGAACTTGCCGCGGCCGACTATTCCAGCGGCGCCACCGCCTCCGCGAATCAGAGCTTCTACTCCACGGACGGCGTTGCCTGGACCGACATCACCACCTATGATTCGACCTGCAACGTGTGCATCAAGGCGTTTGGCAGGGCTTCCTGA
- a CDS encoding pyridoxamine 5'-phosphate oxidase family protein yields the protein METWSQRDRPVLDIHSHQTGKDPVIEVMKDILRENDMCVLATCADNRPHCSLMAYVTDEAAQTVYMVTLKSTRKYRHVCENPHVSLLVDTRHKSATDRGGTRALTVHGTFHPLSDAAAKEKILAAIRGRHPHLRKLVDDADAEVLAVRVESLQLLEGAYRASYESL from the coding sequence ATGGAAACCTGGTCGCAGAGAGACCGTCCCGTCCTCGATATCCACTCGCACCAAACGGGGAAAGACCCAGTGATCGAAGTCATGAAAGATATACTTCGGGAAAACGACATGTGTGTGCTAGCCACCTGCGCGGACAACAGGCCGCATTGTTCCCTGATGGCCTACGTCACCGATGAAGCGGCTCAGACCGTCTACATGGTGACGCTGAAATCGACCCGGAAGTATCGACACGTCTGCGAAAATCCGCACGTGAGCCTTCTGGTCGATACCCGGCACAAGTCCGCGACGGACCGTGGCGGGACCAGGGCGCTGACCGTTCACGGCACCTTCCATCCGCTGTCGGATGCGGCAGCGAAAGAAAAGATCCTTGCAGCGATTCGCGGCAGACACCCGCACCTCCGAAAACTCGTCGACGACGCCGATGCGGAGGTGCTGGCGGTGCGCGTGGAATCGTTGCAGCTGCTGGAAGGGGCCTACCGGGCCAGTTACGAATCCTTATAA